Genomic window (Arachis hypogaea cultivar Tifrunner chromosome 13, arahy.Tifrunner.gnm2.J5K5, whole genome shotgun sequence):
GCAACTTCAAAAGGGGGTCACTGATACGGAGGATAAGAAACAAAAGGCTATGTGCATGGAGAGGTATCGTAAAAGAGATGATGAGGAGTATTGGCAGTCTTCTGACATAGACATTGAAAGAGAAGATGAATGTGGGATATGCATGGAAATGAATGGCAAAGTTGTGTTGCCCAACTGCAATCATGCCATGTGCCTGAAATGTTACCGAGAATGGTACTCCCTCCCCTccttccctctctctttctctctctccccccaaaAGAATGTGAATAATTTGTCTACTACTTTCTTCGATATGTTTTACCTGTGTTTCTGTGATAACAAATTTACCTCTATGGTTTAGTTTGGCTCGTGCATTATAATTATAGTTACTGTAACTTCTTCAAATAATAAAATGTAATCTGCTGGCTATTCCCAGGTCCTCAAGGTTTTGGGCTTGCTCAGTTAACCTTATAAAGTTAATGTCTTATGCCCATGCGTTCAGGACTTGGTCGTTTTATGAGTCTTACTATAAGAATGAACTGGTTTTAGAATCCCATGCTTGATTGCTGGTGTGATTTCATCATAGACACACCCACCAATCACCATGCATATAAATAGTTTTGTTTGTTAGATATAAAATGATGTGTGCTTCTACTTGACATTCTTATTGCTATTTGAATATGAGTATcaataaattaaacaaacagaacaTGGAAGTGTGAAAGAATTGGCTGTCTACTGTGATGATGGTAACCTTTTGCCCTTTAATAAAGTCTATTGCTCTTTGGTACAAGTAAGGTGCATACATCTTAACCTAATCAAATGTGTTTAGTTAGTGCCCTACTACTTTTTGGTGTACTAGTgtcttgaaataaaatttatctttCTGTTTTCTTATGGAACTACTATGAGTTTAGTTGTATTTTGATGTTTATTAAAACTGGAAATATTAGGCTATGACACCATACTGTTTTCATTGTTAATTAGATCGAAAAATTGATCGTAAGGTGTCAGTATGCCGAACTGTCTGACTTTGAGGATTGTGTGTAGACTTGTATTCGAATTCCAAGGCATGGGGTTATACAACTCGTACTAGAGTAATGACTAGTTATTTCTTGAATCATAAGTTTATGCGAGAATGGAACATTGTCACCTTTAGGTTCTTGATGATACAAGCCTAGGTTTGATTGTCTATCATCTAATATCCATCAGCTAGTAGGTTATTTACTAGATAGGTAAATAAATAAGTTAAGCTCTGTTATGCTGAACAAGTTATTAGCAAGTTAAATCTGGTAAGGCACTGGAACTTGTTTGTGATGTTGCAAGTTGCAAAAGATGTACGCATTGCTGGCAACCTGGCATGTGACCTGGAGGTCACAGGAGTTGCGGAATCAGCCTTTTGAACAAACAAGGTGGGGCTGGAATCTGGGTCAAAAGTTTCCCTGTACCCTGTGCATGATGGCTAACGGGGACTTCATATCTCCAGGTTGCATTTATTGTACCCCACTCCCATGGTAGCCCGGTTATCGAAATTTTAGCTGCTGTCTTGTACCTCTGGAATGGTGCTCTTTATGTATTCTCTCAGTTAAACGATGCTTAAAGAATTGTGTATCCTTTTGCAGGCGAACAATCTCTCAGTCATGCCCATTTTGCCGAGACAGTCTGAAGAGGGTAAACTCTGGCGATCTCTGGGTTTTCACTGACAGGAGAGACATAGTAGATATGGCAACAGTAACAAGGGAGAATCTTAGAAGGCTTTATATGTACATAGACAAGTTGCCTTTGGTTGTTCCGGACTCCTTTTTTGAGGCCTATGACTCTCACATAAGGTAACCATAAGTGTGACTGCAACAGACAGATTTTAATGTATGCTGTTGTCTTCGGGTGGATACTAATTCCCCTCCAGTTGGAGTTCTAGCGACGTAAAAGCCCAAGCTCAACCCGGATTCTGCAAAatctagtttatatatatatattataaatatctatatctatatatctatAGAGAGTTGCAGCGGTTTGCTTCCCACTTCTACCAGAAATATCCAGCCCTGTGTTGTTTTGGGTT
Coding sequences:
- the LOC112733477 gene encoding E3 ubiquitin-protein ligase AIRP2 — translated: MYVNSMRKSFKDSLKLLEADIQHANTLASDFSREYDGACLQMRMSYSPAAHLFLFLVQWTDCHLAGALGLLRILIYKVYVDGTTTMSTQERKASIREFYAVIYPSLLQLQKGVTDTEDKKQKAMCMERYRKRDDEEYWQSSDIDIEREDECGICMEMNGKVVLPNCNHAMCLKCYREWRTISQSCPFCRDSLKRVNSGDLWVFTDRRDIVDMATVTRENLRRLYMYIDKLPLVVPDSFFEAYDSHIR